A region of bacterium DNA encodes the following proteins:
- a CDS encoding lipid-A-disaccharide synthase N-terminal domain-containing protein: MKLFSELFNPWVILGLSGQLLFSLRFLVQWIVSEKRRESVIPIAFWYLSLGGSLILLAYALYRQDLVFVLGQSTGSFIYIRNLMLIYKRRRQERGGSEQKTTSS; encoded by the coding sequence ATGAAGCTTTTTTCTGAGCTTTTCAATCCCTGGGTGATCCTGGGCCTGTCTGGGCAGTTGCTCTTTTCCCTTAGGTTCTTGGTGCAGTGGATAGTCTCGGAAAAAAGACGGGAAAGCGTGATTCCCATCGCCTTCTGGTATCTAAGCTTGGGAGGAAGCCTCATACTTCTGGCCTATGCCCTCTACAGGCAGGATCTGGTATTTGTGCTGGGCCAGTCCACGGGCTCCTTCATCTACATCAGAAATTTGATGCTCATCTACAAGAGAAGAAGGCAAGAAAGAGGCGGTTCAGAACAAAAAACCACCTCTTCTTGA
- a CDS encoding glutaredoxin family protein, with amino-acid sequence MEVKIYTTPTCPWCKKAKEFLSQRGVNYTEMDVSSDPRVLEELVKVSGVRSVPVITCGTDVLVGFDPARMESIVNCARQHSEV; translated from the coding sequence ATGGAGGTGAAGATCTACACAACCCCCACATGCCCCTGGTGCAAGAAGGCCAAGGAGTTCCTTTCGCAAAGGGGAGTGAATTACACGGAAATGGATGTCAGCAGCGACCCCAGGGTTCTGGAAGAGCTGGTAAAGGTTTCAGGAGTGCGAAGTGTGCCGGTCATAACCTGCGGCACAGATGTGCTGGTGGGGTTCGATCCGGCCAGGATGGAGTCCATAGTAAACTGCGCCAGGCAACACTCGGAGGTATGA
- the amrS gene encoding AmmeMemoRadiSam system radical SAM enzyme: MREAILWGKADTGRIQCRLCNHRCIIDEGKAGVCQVRVNKGGVLYTLVYGKVVAENVDPIEKKPLFHVQPASRSYSIATCGCNFRCLHCQNHEISQMPRDESRIVGWEVSPQEIVRKARASGCSSISYTYTEPTIYLEFALDVARLAREEGLLNIFVTNGYMSQEALEEFHPHLDAANVDLKAATDEFYRKICGARIEPVKQSIRKMRSLGIWVEVTTLIIPGLNDDPEGLREIARFILSVGCEIPWHVSAFHPTYRLTDRPRTSVETLRKARQIGLSEGLKYVYCGNIPGEGEDTYCPGCGELLLKRVGFRVLENSLRNACCPSCSARLDGIGL; encoded by the coding sequence ATGAGGGAAGCTATCCTTTGGGGAAAAGCCGATACAGGCCGCATACAGTGCCGCCTGTGCAACCACAGGTGCATCATAGACGAAGGGAAAGCTGGAGTCTGCCAGGTAAGGGTGAACAAAGGGGGAGTTCTTTATACTCTGGTGTATGGAAAAGTGGTGGCCGAAAATGTGGATCCCATAGAGAAGAAGCCTCTTTTCCACGTGCAGCCCGCCAGCCGATCCTATTCCATTGCCACCTGCGGTTGTAACTTCAGATGCCTCCACTGCCAGAATCACGAGATCTCCCAAATGCCCAGGGACGAGTCCCGCATCGTGGGATGGGAGGTTAGTCCCCAGGAGATAGTCAGAAAGGCCAGGGCCTCTGGGTGCTCCAGCATTTCCTACACCTATACGGAGCCCACCATATACCTGGAATTTGCCCTGGATGTGGCAAGACTGGCCAGAGAAGAGGGCCTTCTGAACATCTTCGTGACAAATGGTTACATGAGCCAGGAGGCTCTGGAGGAATTCCATCCCCATCTAGATGCCGCCAATGTGGACTTGAAGGCTGCCACCGACGAGTTCTACAGGAAGATCTGTGGGGCCAGGATAGAGCCTGTTAAGCAATCCATCCGCAAGATGCGTTCCCTGGGAATTTGGGTGGAGGTCACAACCCTGATCATTCCAGGACTAAACGACGATCCTGAGGGGCTGAGGGAAATCGCCCGATTCATTCTTTCCGTCGGCTGCGAAATCCCCTGGCATGTAAGCGCATTTCATCCTACATACCGGCTCACCGATAGACCCCGCACCTCAGTTGAAACCTTGAGAAAGGCAAGACAGATCGGCCTCTCGGAAGGGCTGAAATATGTTTATTGCGGGAACATTCCCGGAGAAGGAGAGGACACTTACTGCCCGGGCTGTGGGGAGTTGCTGTTGAAAAGAGTAGGCTTCAGGGTCTTGGAAAACAGCCTCAGGAATGCCTGCTGCCCTAGTTGCTCTGCCCGCCTGGATGGAATAGGACTTTGA
- the hypD gene encoding hydrogenase formation protein HypD: MRFLEEFRDPETARGLLDSIRVMARGLPQVRLMEVCGTHTVSIFRYGIRDLLPENIRLISGPGCPVCVTPSVFLDQAICIAREPDVTLVSFGDMMRIPGSESSLEMERARGRDVRVVYSPLDALQIARENPSRLVVFLGVGFETTAPAVGVTLLRAKAEGIGNFLVLGAHKRIVPAMEALLKTEGFSLDGFICPPHVSAVIGSRPYQVLAESWNMPCVVTGFEPLDILQGIHMLLEQILAGEHKVQVQYRRAVPNGGNPAAMRVMEEVFQVKESLWRGLGKIAKSGLEIHEGFSHFDAMVRFQPQITEALDPPGCQCGDVLRGVLEPWNCKMFGTLCTPQRPLGPCMVSGEGTCAAHFKYGWKLLQKNKAGFKGGHRGQ, translated from the coding sequence ATGAGATTCTTGGAGGAGTTTCGGGATCCAGAAACCGCCAGGGGGCTTCTCGATAGCATCCGGGTTATGGCCCGCGGTCTGCCCCAGGTGCGCTTAATGGAGGTCTGCGGAACCCACACCGTGAGCATATTCCGTTACGGTATAAGGGATCTCTTACCCGAAAACATCAGGCTCATCTCGGGCCCTGGCTGCCCCGTATGCGTAACCCCCAGTGTCTTTCTGGATCAAGCCATTTGTATTGCCAGGGAGCCAGATGTGACCCTGGTGAGCTTTGGCGACATGATGAGAATCCCTGGTTCTGAATCAAGTTTGGAGATGGAACGAGCAAGAGGCAGGGATGTGAGGGTCGTCTATTCCCCCCTAGACGCACTTCAGATCGCCAGAGAGAACCCCTCACGCCTTGTGGTTTTCCTTGGGGTGGGTTTTGAGACAACGGCCCCAGCCGTGGGAGTTACTCTGCTCAGGGCCAAGGCTGAGGGGATTGGGAATTTTTTGGTTTTGGGGGCCCACAAGAGAATAGTGCCAGCCATGGAGGCTCTGCTGAAAACAGAGGGGTTTTCCCTGGATGGTTTCATATGCCCGCCCCATGTGAGCGCTGTAATAGGCAGCCGTCCTTACCAGGTGCTGGCCGAATCCTGGAATATGCCCTGTGTGGTGACAGGATTCGAACCCTTGGACATATTGCAGGGAATTCACATGCTGCTGGAGCAGATTCTCGCGGGAGAACACAAGGTGCAGGTGCAGTACAGAAGAGCTGTGCCCAATGGTGGGAATCCGGCTGCCATGAGGGTGATGGAAGAGGTGTTCCAGGTGAAAGAAAGCCTCTGGAGGGGGCTGGGCAAAATAGCCAAGAGTGGTCTGGAGATCCATGAGGGTTTTTCCCATTTTGATGCCATGGTCCGTTTCCAGCCGCAAATTACTGAAGCCTTGGATCCCCCGGGGTGTCAATGCGGGGATGTGCTAAGGGGAGTATTGGAGCCATGGAATTGCAAGATGTTCGGGACTCTTTGCACACCCCAAAGGCCCCTGGGCCCTTGTATGGTCTCGGGTGAGGGAACCTGCGCAGCCCATTTCAAGTATGGGTGGAAACTCTTGCAGAAAAACAAGGCAGGATTCAAAGGAGGCCATCGTGGACAGTAG
- the hypE gene encoding hydrogenase expression/formation protein HypE, giving the protein MDSRILLDHGGGGLLMAQLIREILVPILDNDVLRRLGDSAILQIDKGERLAFTTDSYVISPIFFPGGDIGRLAVSGTVNDLAMAGARPLALSLGLILEEGFPMEDFIKILESVRDTARETGVAVVTGDTKVVRKGEADNIFINTSGIGIVSPGIDTSGRRVAEGDVVIVSGPLGDHGAAVMTQREGLRMEGTLKSDVAPLWPLVERLLTLGEAVHFLRDPTRGGLASVLQELTCITGKSVELQDRDIPVRAEVQSICELLGLDPLYVACEGRFVAVVAQQQSQRALELLRGHPQGSEARIVGRILVDPPGVVLLRTAIGGTRLVQLPLGEQLPRIC; this is encoded by the coding sequence GTGGACAGTAGGATTCTCTTGGATCATGGAGGGGGAGGTCTTCTCATGGCACAACTCATCCGGGAGATCCTTGTGCCTATACTGGACAATGATGTCCTGCGAAGGCTGGGCGACTCGGCCATTTTACAGATAGACAAAGGGGAGCGTCTTGCCTTCACCACCGACTCCTACGTGATCTCCCCCATCTTTTTCCCTGGCGGAGATATTGGTAGGTTGGCCGTCAGCGGAACCGTCAATGATCTGGCCATGGCAGGCGCCAGACCCTTGGCCTTGAGCCTCGGTTTGATCCTGGAAGAAGGATTCCCCATGGAAGACTTTATCAAGATCCTAGAATCCGTGCGAGACACAGCCCGAGAAACCGGGGTTGCAGTGGTTACCGGGGATACCAAGGTGGTCAGAAAGGGCGAAGCAGACAACATCTTCATCAATACCTCCGGAATCGGAATTGTGTCTCCGGGCATAGACACTTCAGGACGTAGGGTGGCCGAAGGGGATGTGGTCATTGTGAGCGGTCCCTTGGGAGACCACGGTGCGGCGGTGATGACCCAGAGAGAGGGCTTGAGGATGGAGGGAACCCTCAAAAGCGACGTAGCCCCTCTTTGGCCCCTGGTGGAGAGGCTCTTGACTTTGGGAGAGGCGGTCCATTTCCTTCGGGATCCCACCCGGGGAGGCTTGGCTTCTGTTTTACAGGAGCTGACCTGCATCACAGGCAAGTCAGTGGAACTCCAAGACAGGGACATACCGGTCAGAGCGGAAGTGCAGTCAATCTGTGAACTCTTGGGCTTGGATCCCCTGTATGTGGCTTGTGAGGGGAGGTTTGTGGCAGTGGTGGCCCAGCAGCAAAGCCAGAGGGCCTTGGAGCTCCTCAGGGGTCATCCCCAAGGGTCCGAGGCTAGAATCGTAGGCAGAATATTGGTGGACCCACCAGGGGTGGTCTTGTTAAGAACAGCCATAGGGGGAACCCGCCTTGTGCAGCTTCCCCTTGGAGAACAGTTGCCCAGGATATGTTAA
- the hypF gene encoding carbamoyltransferase HypF, translating to MEGPLGRRACPKQTPKQRENLPAGDSRDQGSQRSAYCIKVKGVVQGVGFRPFVHNLATSLELSGFVLNSTEGVLIHVEGAPPARLDSFLKRFSQELPPLASIECLETLQVEPQGYQEFTIRESLSAGGGYVLVSPDIALCPDCLREMEDPADRRYDYPFINCTNCGPRYTIIKNIPYDRPETTMAAFPMCSPCRAEYLDPTNRRFHAQPISCPWCGPTVWLVASKKSWNSEWAEIRGIIPALDKARSLLKQGRILALKGLGGFHIACDATNEAAVRRLREAKRRNNKPLAVMCKDLETASKFALVGPQEAALLTGPRSPICLLPKREGTSAICGLVAPGNKYLGIMLPYTPLHRLLFKEGLEVLVMTSGNWSEEPIVAENQEALHQLAPLVDAFLLHDRDIHVRLDDSVVKFVLGAEQVVRRARGFVPSPIDLGRSYPQVMGCGAQMKNTFCLIKDRFAILSQHLGDLENFECLVFFNQVLEHLRKLYRVDPVLIAHDMHPDYLSTRWALAQQDKQLVQVQHHHAHVVSCMAEWGLQGPVIGVAFDGTGYGPDKAVWGGEFLVADRAGFRRAGHLAYVPLLGAETSVREPWRMAFSHMWAAGLEEPEILSWASPWGEETAWNLLVMAKKKFRCPPTSSAGRLFDAVCSLLGIRHRITFEGEAAMDLEMISDTNEQGLFEFQILDGDPLLVDPGPVIRSIWREVQEGEAVGVIGGRFHNAMAEMVTRVCEKIRSRESLNRVCLSGGVFQNSFLLERTVSRLEKKGFRVYIHRRVPTNDGGVSLGQAVVGASLLEDLR from the coding sequence ATGGAAGGTCCTTTGGGCAGGCGTGCCTGCCCCAAACAAACCCCAAAGCAAAGGGAGAACCTCCCTGCCGGGGACTCCAGGGACCAGGGCTCACAAAGGAGCGCCTATTGTATAAAGGTCAAAGGTGTGGTCCAGGGGGTGGGCTTTCGGCCCTTCGTGCATAACCTGGCCACCTCTTTGGAACTTTCAGGATTTGTCCTGAACTCCACAGAAGGGGTGCTGATCCATGTGGAAGGAGCCCCACCGGCCCGCTTGGACAGCTTCTTAAAACGCTTCTCCCAAGAGCTGCCGCCCCTTGCCTCCATTGAGTGCCTTGAAACACTCCAGGTGGAACCACAAGGCTACCAGGAATTCACCATAAGGGAGAGCCTTTCGGCAGGAGGAGGCTACGTGCTGGTATCTCCGGACATAGCCCTCTGCCCAGACTGTCTGAGGGAGATGGAAGACCCGGCGGACAGAAGATATGACTACCCCTTCATCAACTGCACCAATTGCGGCCCACGCTACACAATAATAAAAAACATCCCTTACGACAGGCCCGAAACCACCATGGCAGCCTTTCCCATGTGCTCCCCATGTCGCGCCGAATACCTGGATCCAACCAACAGGAGGTTTCATGCCCAGCCCATTTCTTGTCCTTGGTGTGGTCCCACCGTGTGGCTGGTGGCCTCAAAGAAGTCCTGGAATTCCGAGTGGGCGGAAATCCGTGGAATCATACCTGCCTTGGACAAGGCCAGAAGTCTATTGAAACAGGGGCGTATCCTGGCCCTCAAAGGACTTGGCGGGTTTCACATAGCCTGTGATGCCACCAATGAGGCAGCCGTGAGAAGGCTAAGAGAAGCCAAGCGCAGGAACAACAAACCCCTTGCCGTGATGTGCAAGGACCTGGAGACCGCCAGCAAATTCGCTTTGGTGGGGCCCCAGGAAGCGGCCCTTCTGACGGGCCCCAGAAGCCCCATATGCCTGCTTCCCAAAAGGGAAGGCACTAGCGCGATCTGTGGACTCGTGGCCCCTGGGAACAAATACCTCGGGATAATGCTGCCTTATACGCCTTTGCACAGGCTTCTCTTTAAAGAAGGACTCGAGGTCCTGGTCATGACCAGCGGGAATTGGTCCGAGGAGCCCATAGTGGCCGAGAACCAGGAAGCCCTCCATCAACTGGCCCCTCTGGTGGATGCTTTCCTGCTGCACGACAGGGACATTCACGTGAGGTTGGACGACTCTGTGGTGAAGTTTGTTCTTGGGGCAGAGCAGGTTGTACGAAGGGCCAGGGGTTTTGTGCCTTCTCCCATTGACTTGGGCAGAAGCTATCCCCAGGTCATGGGCTGCGGGGCGCAGATGAAAAATACCTTCTGCTTGATCAAAGATCGTTTTGCCATCCTCAGTCAGCACCTGGGAGACCTGGAGAACTTTGAATGCTTGGTTTTTTTCAATCAGGTCCTGGAACACCTGAGGAAGCTGTACAGAGTTGATCCCGTTCTTATAGCCCATGACATGCATCCCGATTACCTCTCCACACGCTGGGCTTTGGCTCAGCAAGACAAACAGCTCGTACAGGTTCAGCACCATCACGCCCATGTTGTGAGCTGCATGGCAGAGTGGGGTCTTCAAGGGCCGGTCATAGGGGTAGCCTTTGATGGAACAGGATACGGACCAGACAAGGCAGTTTGGGGAGGAGAGTTCCTGGTGGCAGATCGAGCTGGCTTCCGCAGGGCTGGCCACCTGGCATATGTGCCTCTTTTGGGGGCAGAGACTTCAGTCAGGGAACCCTGGCGCATGGCCTTCAGTCATATGTGGGCAGCAGGCCTGGAAGAGCCTGAGATTCTAAGCTGGGCTTCACCTTGGGGGGAAGAAACGGCCTGGAACTTGCTTGTGATGGCCAAGAAGAAATTTAGGTGTCCTCCCACATCCAGTGCCGGAAGACTTTTCGATGCGGTCTGCTCCTTGTTGGGAATCCGCCACAGGATCACTTTCGAGGGCGAGGCGGCCATGGACCTGGAAATGATCTCTGACACCAACGAACAGGGCCTCTTTGAATTCCAGATCCTGGACGGGGATCCTCTGCTGGTAGATCCCGGCCCGGTGATCCGAAGCATTTGGAGAGAGGTTCAAGAAGGTGAGGCAGTCGGAGTCATAGGCGGGCGTTTTCACAACGCAATGGCAGAGATGGTGACTAGGGTATGCGAGAAGATAAGGTCAAGGGAGTCCCTCAATAGAGTTTGCCTAAGCGGGGGCGTTTTCCAAAACTCATTTCTTCTGGAAAGGACAGTCTCCAGGTTGGAAAAAAAGGGCTTTCGGGTGTACATTCATCGGCGGGTTCCTACAAACGACGGAGGAGTTTCCCTGGGCCAGGCGGTTGTGGGGGCATCTTTGTTGGAAGACTTAAGATGA
- a CDS encoding glycosyltransferase family 2 protein, whose product MHRPFYSIVIPIFNESENLRPLAQGIIGVMESIGEEFELIFVDDGSLDQTVEILRNLNQEDPRVCYLRLDANSGQSTALWAGLKEARGQVIITMDGDLQNDPQDIPLLLKNLEDCDVVTGWRQKRRDPWLKRVSTRVANFVRDMVTMEQIRDTGCGFKAFRRHCLEAVVPFDGLHRFLPTLFRMRGYRVKEVPVSHHPRRHGVSKYNIRNRLFRGILDLLGVRWLKKRRISYQVVERAG is encoded by the coding sequence ATGCACAGACCTTTTTACAGCATAGTAATCCCAATTTTCAACGAGAGTGAGAATTTGAGGCCCCTGGCCCAGGGGATCATAGGTGTCATGGAGTCCATAGGGGAGGAATTCGAGCTCATCTTCGTGGACGACGGCAGTCTGGATCAAACAGTGGAAATCCTGAGAAATCTAAACCAGGAGGATCCCAGGGTTTGTTACCTCAGGCTGGACGCCAACTCCGGCCAGTCCACTGCTCTTTGGGCTGGTTTGAAGGAAGCAAGAGGCCAGGTGATCATCACCATGGACGGAGACCTTCAGAACGATCCCCAAGACATACCCTTGCTTTTGAAGAACCTAGAAGATTGCGACGTTGTCACGGGCTGGAGGCAGAAACGAAGAGATCCATGGCTCAAGAGAGTCTCCACCCGTGTGGCTAACTTCGTGCGAGACATGGTGACAATGGAGCAGATAAGGGACACAGGATGTGGCTTCAAAGCATTCAGGAGACACTGCCTGGAGGCCGTAGTGCCCTTTGACGGACTGCACAGATTCTTGCCCACCCTTTTCCGTATGAGGGGCTATAGGGTGAAAGAAGTGCCTGTGTCTCATCACCCAAGACGTCACGGGGTCTCCAAATACAATATCCGTAACAGGCTCTTCAGGGGGATCCTGGATCTCCTGGGGGTGCGCTGGCTCAAGAAAAGGAGGATAAGTTACCAAGTGGTGGAGAGGGCCGGATGA
- a CDS encoding class I SAM-dependent methyltransferase, translating into MGPLFDHGMAQHYDAWFMSPRGRHVEEVENQLILDLLRPQAGESLLDVGCGTGNHLLLFRQLGLDVCGVDPSEPMLQIARQKLGSSVELNLASAEELPYEDNAFDIVTLISSLEFTHALHALSEAARVARSRVFIGVLNSFSANGIQRRMEALLRPTIYRHAKFYNVWELNFLVHKVVGTCRVQWGSVLWLPLKFYSLDKKLSRWMPRLRNPFGAFLGMSIQLGYSYRALLNPIRANWSAARKVDPSCCPLHRDLGPASGQNHWQGTRDRKVNSLGLSHPGKHLLGELSGKKKKHGSQYAEQNSVNAWPHDLVPALWRCLLKSQAMGPGGVR; encoded by the coding sequence ATGGGCCCACTTTTCGACCATGGCATGGCCCAGCATTACGACGCCTGGTTCATGAGCCCCAGGGGTAGACACGTGGAGGAGGTGGAGAACCAGCTCATACTGGACCTCCTAAGACCCCAGGCCGGAGAGAGCTTGCTGGATGTGGGCTGCGGTACTGGGAACCACCTGCTGCTTTTTAGGCAACTGGGTTTGGATGTGTGCGGAGTAGATCCTTCGGAGCCCATGCTTCAGATTGCCAGGCAAAAGCTGGGCAGCAGCGTGGAGCTCAACTTGGCCTCTGCTGAGGAGCTTCCTTACGAGGACAATGCCTTTGACATAGTGACCCTCATCTCCAGCCTGGAATTTACCCATGCTCTCCATGCCCTTTCTGAAGCCGCAAGAGTGGCCCGCTCCAGGGTTTTCATAGGAGTTCTCAATAGCTTCTCGGCCAATGGCATTCAGCGCCGCATGGAGGCCTTGCTGAGGCCTACTATTTACCGTCACGCGAAGTTTTACAATGTCTGGGAACTCAATTTCCTTGTGCACAAAGTGGTGGGGACCTGCCGGGTGCAATGGGGAAGTGTTCTTTGGCTTCCCCTCAAGTTCTATTCCCTGGACAAGAAACTGAGCCGCTGGATGCCCCGCCTGAGAAATCCTTTCGGTGCGTTTCTGGGCATGAGCATACAACTGGGCTACTCCTACAGGGCCTTGTTGAATCCCATCAGGGCCAACTGGTCAGCCGCCAGGAAGGTGGATCCCTCTTGTTGCCCCCTGCACAGAGATCTGGGCCCTGCTTCTGGCCAAAACCACTGGCAAGGGACCAGGGATAGAAAAGTCAACTCCTTGGGGCTCAGCCATCCTGGGAAACATCTCCTTGGGGAGTTGAGTGGGAAAAAGAAAAAACATGGATCACAGTATGCCGAGCAAAACTCAGTCAACGCTTGGCCTCATGACCTTGTGCCGGCTCTTTGGAGGTGCTTGCTCAAGAGCCAAGCCATGGGCCCCGGAGGTGTGAGATGA
- a CDS encoding metallophosphoesterase family protein — protein MQVAIISDVHGNLEALQAVLRDMELCEVQEIVCLGDSLGYGADPEAVVKELRERQVPTILGNHELGLRDPSMLEWFNPPTMKSLLITRDLISKETMQYIESLEPTMVWRDALLVHGSPPDSITTYLFELSRGELMGVLRSMEQRLCFVGHTHQLELVGFDGKSLEILSLKQGSHLLRADCKYIVNVGSVGQPRDGDNRAKYVLWDPEQGVIRVRFVPYDIAKAAAKILERGFPSMNATRLW, from the coding sequence ATGCAGGTGGCCATCATATCTGACGTGCATGGAAACCTGGAAGCGCTTCAGGCAGTGCTTCGGGACATGGAGCTTTGTGAAGTCCAGGAAATAGTCTGCCTGGGGGACAGCCTGGGATACGGTGCTGATCCCGAAGCCGTTGTTAAAGAGTTGCGGGAAAGGCAGGTCCCAACAATCCTTGGGAATCATGAACTGGGTCTGAGGGATCCCTCCATGTTGGAATGGTTCAATCCTCCCACCATGAAATCCCTGCTCATAACAAGGGATTTGATTTCCAAAGAAACAATGCAATACATTGAGAGCCTGGAGCCAACCATGGTCTGGCGGGATGCCCTCTTGGTGCATGGCTCGCCTCCTGACTCGATCACTACCTATCTGTTTGAACTGAGCAGGGGAGAGTTGATGGGAGTTCTCAGATCCATGGAACAAAGGCTTTGCTTCGTAGGCCATACACACCAGCTGGAGCTCGTAGGCTTCGACGGAAAGAGCCTGGAGATCTTAAGCCTGAAGCAAGGTTCTCACCTGCTTAGAGCTGATTGCAAATACATCGTGAATGTGGGAAGTGTGGGGCAGCCCCGCGATGGGGACAACAGGGCCAAGTACGTGCTCTGGGACCCGGAGCAAGGGGTAATTCGAGTGCGTTTTGTCCCTTACGACATAGCCAAGGCTGCAGCCAAGATCCTGGAAAGGGGTTTCCCCTCCATGAACGCCACTCGCCTTTGGTGA
- a CDS encoding SLC13 family permease: MIKELNGQRPLGARPRMKGFGIEHGWVVLLAGLIFFLLGTWARQAEAKEQGQVQVKARLFISGLVLDSQLSPVKDALIRVWVDGQPQLLMRAGKELWEVRSASDGSYVLEMELKAPLGEKNRLEMEVSKPSFMSLRIVMSQSDFASKGDFLFLHKDVSLPRKGGPALWITVTVFLAVYLLMAFELMHRLLAVMLGAATLLMVTYTAGSLDPAYRIIDFLGAIENVDMNVLLLLLAAMVMVGVIRQSGIFQWAIRRCYVLSQGRKATLAVLLIFLSAGVSTLVDNAATMVLLTPASLLVAQALRMNPLALLIPQVMAANLGGTATLVGDISNMMIGSRAGLSFTAFLENLGPVCGLALLALLVMSGLWYRGQYKSGKEQAGEAPSLEGPGEIEDPVLLAVGLGVLGSVLLLLFTQEYWNMDASVPMLAGASVLFAYGVLSRRVKMMEFLEKEMEWPTLLFLLFLFILVGALREVGALSYLAEAIRPMFSTSPGIAVSILLWAGALGAAFVDNLPLTAAMLPVVAHLQSSLPELQPQVLWWALALGVSLGGNGTLLGGSANMVAMGIASSAGYPVSFARFMRFGFLYMIISVGICNVWLLLLYL; this comes from the coding sequence GTGATAAAAGAGTTGAATGGTCAAAGGCCCCTAGGTGCAAGGCCCAGGATGAAGGGGTTCGGGATCGAGCATGGTTGGGTTGTGCTTCTAGCGGGGCTGATTTTCTTCCTGCTTGGGACCTGGGCAAGACAGGCTGAGGCAAAGGAGCAGGGCCAAGTTCAGGTTAAGGCTCGTTTGTTCATCTCAGGACTGGTCCTGGATTCTCAGTTATCCCCCGTCAAAGATGCGCTGATCCGTGTCTGGGTAGATGGGCAACCTCAATTGCTCATGAGAGCCGGTAAAGAGCTTTGGGAGGTACGTTCCGCATCAGACGGCTCTTACGTGCTGGAGATGGAGTTAAAAGCTCCACTGGGGGAAAAAAATCGGCTTGAGATGGAGGTCAGCAAACCCTCTTTCATGAGCCTGCGCATTGTGATGTCCCAGTCAGACTTCGCCTCCAAAGGAGATTTCCTTTTTTTGCACAAGGATGTTTCCCTTCCCAGGAAAGGTGGGCCTGCGCTTTGGATCACAGTCACTGTTTTCTTGGCGGTTTACCTGCTCATGGCCTTTGAACTCATGCACCGCCTGCTGGCCGTGATGCTTGGAGCGGCTACACTGCTTATGGTCACTTACACAGCCGGCAGCCTGGATCCAGCTTACAGGATCATCGATTTCCTTGGGGCCATTGAAAACGTGGACATGAACGTCCTACTTCTGTTGCTGGCCGCCATGGTGATGGTGGGGGTGATCCGCCAAAGTGGAATCTTCCAGTGGGCGATTCGAAGGTGTTATGTGCTTAGCCAAGGCAGAAAGGCCACCTTGGCGGTGCTGCTGATCTTTCTTTCAGCTGGGGTCTCCACACTGGTGGACAATGCAGCCACCATGGTGCTTCTTACCCCCGCAAGCCTCTTGGTGGCTCAAGCTCTGCGCATGAATCCCCTGGCCTTGTTGATTCCGCAGGTAATGGCAGCCAATCTTGGAGGCACAGCCACTTTGGTGGGGGACATATCCAACATGATGATAGGATCCCGCGCAGGATTGAGCTTCACTGCTTTTCTGGAAAACTTAGGCCCGGTATGCGGCCTGGCACTCTTGGCCTTGCTGGTGATGAGCGGGCTTTGGTATAGAGGGCAATACAAGAGTGGAAAGGAGCAGGCCGGGGAAGCTCCTAGCTTGGAAGGCCCGGGCGAAATTGAGGATCCGGTGCTTCTGGCCGTGGGGCTTGGCGTTCTGGGCTCGGTTCTCTTGTTGCTCTTCACCCAGGAATACTGGAACATGGATGCCAGCGTGCCCATGCTGGCAGGTGCTTCGGTATTGTTTGCTTACGGGGTCTTGAGCCGCAGGGTTAAGATGATGGAATTTCTAGAGAAAGAGATGGAGTGGCCTACGCTGCTTTTTCTCCTATTTCTTTTCATACTGGTGGGAGCCCTCAGAGAGGTGGGGGCTCTCTCCTACCTGGCGGAGGCCATCCGTCCCATGTTTTCCACCAGCCCGGGGATAGCTGTTTCCATTTTGCTTTGGGCAGGCGCCTTGGGAGCCGCCTTCGTGGACAATTTGCCTCTTACTGCAGCCATGTTGCCTGTTGTGGCTCATCTTCAAAGCAGTTTGCCCGAATTGCAGCCCCAGGTGCTTTGGTGGGCACTGGCCCTGGGAGTTTCTCTGGGCGGGAACGGGACCCTGCTGGGAGGCTCAGCCAATATGGTTGCCATGGGTATAGCCAGTTCTGCCGGCTATCCAGTAAGCTTTGCAAGATTCATGAGATTCGGTTTTCTTTATATGATAATAAGCGTGGGCATCTGCAATGTTTGGCTGCTATTGTTGTACCTTTGA